The following coding sequences are from one Myxococcales bacterium window:
- a CDS encoding 2Fe-2S iron-sulfur cluster binding domain-containing protein codes for MPKIRFEPDGIETDVPEGTSVLEAARACGAHVGSACGGVCACSTCHVYVKSGFDDLSEVEEKEEDIIEKAFDVKATSRLGCQARLTGDGLYVVEISPESRKAFLDEHPELR; via the coding sequence ATGCCGAAGATTCGCTTTGAGCCCGATGGGATTGAGACCGACGTGCCTGAAGGCACCAGTGTGCTGGAGGCCGCACGTGCCTGTGGCGCTCACGTAGGGTCCGCTTGCGGGGGTGTGTGCGCGTGTTCCACCTGCCACGTCTACGTGAAGTCAGGGTTCGACGATCTCTCTGAGGTCGAGGAAAAAGAAGAGGACATCATCGAGAAGGCCTTCGACGTCAAGGCCACGTCGCGGCTCGGCTGCCAGGCGCGCCTTACTGGCGATGGCCTCTACGTGGTGGAGATCTCCCCCGAGAGCCGCAAAGCTTTTCTCGACGAACACCCTGAGCTGCGGTGA
- a CDS encoding ATP-dependent 6-phosphofructokinase, with product MSGPSLSATDLQVSQLGECLVPSPLRLSSYGDTGRFVADGTGVPTHVEVVPGQPNGSSDVAFEKAGPRASIYFDPSRVRAAVVTCGGLCPGLNNVIRSLTLQLHYGYGVKEILGLRYGYRGLDPVRAEPPLLLNRDAVGHIHRLGGSILGTSRGPVPPELAIAQLRRLGVNVLFTIGGDGTQRGAHAIALEAQKQGYALAVVGVPKTIDNDIPYVWRSFGYFTAIERSREIIECAHNEAIGHEHGVGLVRLMGREAGFVAAGATLASQEVNFALIPEVPFILEGEGGFLAALRRRLGERKHAVVVVAEGAGQEYLQVPEGLDASGNGKLADIGVFLRDRIKEDARAHNTKADVKYFDPAYYIRSVAANSEDALYCDQLARCAVHAAMAGKTDMLVGLWYNVITHVPIALAVNSRKRITLQNDIWHSVLQTTGQPTNIFKT from the coding sequence ATGTCAGGCCCTTCTCTCTCCGCCACCGATCTGCAGGTCTCCCAGCTGGGGGAGTGCCTCGTCCCCTCGCCGCTTCGCCTGTCCTCCTACGGCGATACGGGGCGCTTCGTCGCCGATGGCACGGGCGTACCCACACACGTCGAAGTGGTCCCCGGGCAACCGAACGGCAGCAGTGACGTGGCCTTCGAGAAAGCAGGGCCCCGGGCCAGCATCTACTTCGATCCGTCCCGCGTGCGGGCCGCCGTGGTGACCTGTGGTGGCCTGTGCCCGGGGCTGAACAACGTCATCCGCTCCCTCACGCTCCAGCTCCATTATGGGTACGGGGTCAAGGAGATCCTCGGGCTACGCTACGGCTATCGTGGTCTGGACCCTGTGCGCGCCGAGCCGCCGCTGCTGCTCAACCGCGACGCCGTGGGGCACATCCACCGGCTGGGCGGCTCGATCCTCGGCACGTCACGGGGCCCCGTTCCACCCGAGCTCGCCATCGCGCAGCTACGCCGGCTGGGTGTCAACGTGCTCTTCACGATCGGAGGGGACGGGACCCAGCGCGGCGCGCACGCCATCGCTCTCGAGGCCCAAAAGCAAGGCTACGCGTTGGCCGTGGTGGGCGTGCCCAAGACCATCGACAACGACATTCCCTACGTCTGGAGGTCCTTCGGATACTTCACCGCCATCGAACGTTCCCGCGAGATCATCGAATGCGCACACAACGAGGCCATCGGTCACGAACACGGGGTGGGGCTCGTGCGCCTCATGGGGCGTGAGGCCGGCTTCGTTGCCGCCGGCGCCACCCTGGCCAGCCAAGAGGTCAACTTTGCACTGATTCCCGAGGTGCCCTTCATTCTCGAAGGCGAGGGAGGGTTCTTGGCCGCCCTCAGGCGTCGACTAGGGGAGCGCAAGCACGCCGTGGTCGTGGTGGCAGAGGGTGCAGGGCAGGAATACCTTCAAGTTCCCGAGGGACTCGATGCGTCCGGAAACGGCAAGCTTGCAGACATCGGGGTGTTTCTCAGGGATCGCATCAAAGAAGACGCCAGGGCCCACAACACCAAGGCGGACGTGAAGTACTTCGATCCCGCCTACTACATTCGCAGCGTGGCTGCGAATTCCGAGGACGCCCTTTACTGCGACCAGCTGGCCCGCTGCGCGGTGCACGCCGCGATGGCGGGAAAGACCGACATGCTCGTGGGGCTCTGGTACAACGTGATCACACACGTCCCCATCGCGCTCGCGGTGAACTCACGCAAACGCATTACGTTGCAAAACGACATCTGGCACTCGGTCTTGCAGACCACCGGCCAACCCACGAACATCTTCAAGACCTGA
- a CDS encoding CRTAC1 family protein: MSKPSRKNGEPSVRGGKTNARRGAGPWFWALFVVAAATVVVGLVQRRGDRTPTEKRTASTEPGLEATALRIVAKIRAQEAAKDATCWTTVRLMEGHQVSLPLDEFAVVAKIEVSKLFVYRLWRRASVVAGSSGVPLTARQLDVLVPGEVRPVIATLAEPTPGGGLPAAGIETAVKDYHRVTENLRVLLSLLYDEALGGGLFATVGSDLAPLDDSAIDRLAQISTGLTVLLLQEARREAEAEHHVEIGAADVQRAFRGLAARLGLDDAASADLPPPPPQRSPDGGAKARLQALTQTYAINKVQSLRAWNGPIWQSQVQGGDKSIELAAFSELLGRLAEVPITPAGTERFLLELAVFGDLVLSGYQPLRTDTFESSLDALRRQRAAGREDGRAPYLTVAAAANALSILFPHETLPNGDVHFVMVKNREPRRFRLLGPSADAMRDVTVHWYVLGKLLAKPATLPLEPFAAELVAERLSEMGLHLLLEAARLAKENGQGEIRPETFERLSWKYPAAYIIADPEKEKGAWTEKDEAQKAALLAGMRGPLFADVTLSSGLARRSCTKPPPGAPEPPFVAIQQYMGSGVAVGDYDGDGLPDLFLAADACNRLYRNLGSHTFRDVTAEAGLHGLTLDSRHAVFADVDGDARLDLLVVNSESGSRLFRQVAPGKFADVTELSRLTPGTGAHTAVFFDPDLDGDLDLFIGTYGAARPEDKGGPSIDGRNGHANELWRNDGKGRFKEVGAEVGLASTAWTLAALAYDVDGDGDLDLHLANDFGRDQLFRNDGRGRFEDVAEAWGADDRGSGMNVSVADVDGDGRFDAYVSMVDMFSKSIGFVLPVASSITKLDERIVGSTFYISGNKLYLNEGSRFRAAEHRLFEPGDRGWTWSSNFFDLENDGDEDLYIANGWSERTANWYQSNQLYVREGERFYLYPGASKRWEDPQGADRSVHRGLLGVKVYSAESYLGSSRAVAAVDLTGTGRMDLVVMDYHDPPRVLRNLSRNPNRWLKVKLQGKRNRFGIGATVRVVVQGQPPKSRLVSAGAHYLSQDDAVVHVGVGAATQVDAVEVLWPGGVRQTVAGPHETNRTLEVTEP, from the coding sequence GTGTCGAAACCAAGTCGAAAAAACGGGGAGCCTTCCGTACGGGGAGGCAAGACCAATGCGCGTCGCGGGGCGGGCCCGTGGTTCTGGGCCCTTTTCGTCGTCGCGGCGGCCACCGTGGTTGTGGGCCTGGTGCAAAGGCGGGGCGATCGGACGCCGACCGAAAAGCGGACGGCGTCCACCGAGCCGGGGCTCGAGGCCACCGCCCTGCGCATCGTCGCGAAGATCCGGGCGCAGGAGGCGGCGAAGGACGCGACCTGCTGGACCACGGTGCGTCTCATGGAAGGCCATCAGGTCTCACTGCCTCTCGACGAGTTCGCCGTGGTGGCGAAGATCGAGGTGAGCAAGCTCTTCGTGTACAGGCTGTGGCGCCGCGCCTCTGTTGTTGCAGGAAGTTCGGGGGTTCCGTTGACGGCGCGCCAGCTCGACGTGCTCGTGCCCGGGGAGGTGCGACCGGTCATCGCGACCCTTGCGGAGCCAACCCCAGGAGGGGGGCTTCCCGCGGCCGGGATCGAGACTGCCGTCAAGGACTATCATCGTGTGACGGAGAACCTCCGCGTGCTCCTGTCGCTGCTCTACGACGAAGCCCTCGGGGGGGGGCTCTTCGCAACCGTGGGTTCGGATCTGGCCCCGCTCGATGACAGCGCCATCGACCGCCTGGCCCAAATCTCGACCGGACTGACCGTGTTGCTGCTGCAAGAAGCCCGGCGGGAGGCGGAGGCCGAGCACCATGTCGAGATCGGCGCCGCGGACGTTCAGCGCGCGTTTCGAGGGCTCGCTGCGCGGTTAGGTCTCGATGATGCGGCTTCGGCAGACTTGCCGCCCCCGCCTCCCCAGCGGTCACCTGACGGGGGGGCAAAGGCGCGCCTCCAGGCCCTCACGCAGACCTATGCGATCAACAAGGTGCAGTCGCTGCGGGCCTGGAATGGCCCCATCTGGCAATCGCAGGTGCAAGGTGGCGACAAGTCCATCGAGCTGGCTGCGTTTTCCGAGCTCTTGGGGCGGCTCGCGGAGGTCCCCATCACGCCGGCAGGCACTGAACGCTTTTTGCTCGAGCTGGCGGTGTTCGGCGATCTCGTTCTGTCGGGCTACCAGCCCCTGCGTACAGACACCTTCGAGAGCTCGCTCGACGCCCTCCGGCGGCAGCGCGCTGCGGGGCGCGAAGACGGGCGAGCCCCGTACCTCACGGTGGCAGCTGCAGCGAACGCGCTCTCGATCCTGTTTCCACACGAGACTTTGCCGAATGGAGATGTTCATTTCGTGATGGTCAAGAACCGCGAGCCGCGACGGTTTCGTTTGCTCGGCCCGAGCGCGGACGCCATGCGGGACGTGACGGTGCACTGGTACGTCCTTGGTAAGTTGCTTGCAAAGCCGGCCACCCTGCCGCTCGAGCCCTTCGCAGCCGAGCTCGTCGCGGAACGCCTGTCCGAAATGGGGCTGCACCTCTTGCTCGAGGCGGCGCGCCTGGCGAAAGAAAATGGGCAAGGCGAGATTCGTCCCGAGACCTTCGAACGGCTCTCGTGGAAGTACCCGGCGGCTTACATCATTGCCGACCCCGAAAAGGAAAAGGGGGCGTGGACGGAGAAGGACGAAGCGCAGAAGGCGGCCTTGCTCGCAGGGATGCGGGGCCCTTTGTTTGCGGATGTCACGTTGAGCTCCGGACTTGCACGACGGAGTTGCACGAAGCCTCCGCCGGGGGCACCCGAGCCCCCGTTCGTGGCGATTCAGCAGTACATGGGCTCGGGTGTGGCGGTGGGCGATTACGATGGGGACGGGCTGCCCGATCTTTTTCTCGCGGCAGATGCCTGCAACCGCCTCTACCGCAACCTGGGGAGCCACACGTTCCGAGACGTCACGGCCGAGGCCGGACTCCATGGCCTGACGCTCGATAGCCGTCATGCGGTCTTTGCCGACGTCGACGGCGACGCGCGTCTCGATCTGCTGGTGGTCAACAGCGAGAGCGGCTCCCGTCTGTTTCGTCAGGTAGCGCCAGGCAAGTTCGCCGACGTCACGGAGCTGTCGCGCTTGACGCCGGGGACAGGCGCTCATACTGCTGTGTTCTTCGACCCCGACCTCGACGGCGATCTTGACTTGTTCATTGGCACGTACGGGGCGGCGCGGCCCGAAGACAAGGGGGGGCCCAGCATCGATGGTCGCAATGGTCACGCGAACGAGCTGTGGCGCAATGACGGCAAGGGGCGCTTCAAGGAGGTGGGGGCCGAGGTGGGCTTGGCCAGCACAGCCTGGACCTTGGCCGCTCTCGCGTACGATGTCGATGGCGACGGGGACTTGGACCTCCATCTGGCCAACGACTTCGGCCGCGACCAGCTCTTCCGCAACGACGGACGGGGGCGTTTCGAAGACGTGGCTGAGGCGTGGGGAGCCGACGATCGCGGCTCGGGCATGAACGTGTCGGTGGCCGATGTCGACGGTGACGGTCGGTTTGACGCTTACGTGTCGATGGTGGACATGTTCTCGAAGAGCATCGGCTTCGTGCTGCCCGTGGCGAGCAGCATCACCAAACTCGACGAGCGCATCGTGGGCTCGACCTTCTACATTTCGGGCAACAAGCTCTACCTCAACGAAGGCAGCCGCTTTCGTGCCGCTGAACATCGGCTCTTTGAGCCAGGTGACCGCGGGTGGACGTGGTCGAGTAACTTCTTCGATCTCGAGAACGATGGCGATGAAGATCTCTACATCGCCAACGGTTGGAGCGAGCGCACCGCCAATTGGTACCAGTCGAATCAACTCTACGTACGCGAAGGCGAGCGCTTCTACCTTTACCCGGGGGCCTCGAAGCGCTGGGAGGATCCGCAGGGCGCGGATCGCTCGGTTCACCGGGGTCTTCTTGGCGTGAAGGTGTACTCGGCCGAGTCGTATCTTGGCAGCTCACGCGCGGTGGCAGCCGTGGACCTCACGGGTACCGGGCGCATGGACCTGGTGGTGATGGACTATCACGATCCTCCGCGCGTGCTTCGCAACCTCAGCCGCAACCCGAACCGCTGGCTGAAGGTCAAGCTGCAGGGAAAGCGGAACCGCTTCGGGATCGGCGCCACCGTGCGCGTCGTGGTGCAAGGACAGCCCCCAAAGTCGCGGCTCGTGAGCGCCGGTGCCCATTACCTGTCCCAGGACGACGCCGTGGTTCACGTGGGCGTCGGGGCGGCGACGCAGGTGGATGCCGTGGAGGTGCTGTGGCCCGGCGGTGTGCGGCAGACCGTCGCGGGGCCTCACGAGACGAACCGGACGCTGGAGGTGACCGAACCTTGA
- a CDS encoding tRNA (cytidine(34)-2'-O)-methyltransferase: MGPLSLLARAVLASCHPDLLMSSEATSLHVVLVHPEIHWNTGNTGRTCLAVGAQLHLVEPLGFSLDERQVKRAGLDYWPRVKPRVWPSWEAFSRALPELGTPFLFSSAAPRRFWDVRFPRPSVLIFGRESVGLPAHVLEAHAEAQVALPMVPGSVRSLNLSTSTALAMYEVWRQWSPGADLAGA; this comes from the coding sequence ATGGGACCGCTTTCATTGCTTGCCCGCGCCGTTTTGGCAAGCTGCCACCCCGACTTGCTCATGTCTTCCGAAGCGACTTCCCTTCACGTCGTGCTGGTCCACCCCGAAATTCACTGGAACACGGGCAACACGGGGCGTACCTGCCTTGCCGTGGGAGCCCAGCTCCATCTGGTCGAGCCGCTGGGGTTTTCGCTCGACGAGCGCCAGGTCAAAAGGGCAGGGCTCGACTACTGGCCGCGGGTCAAGCCCCGCGTGTGGCCGAGTTGGGAGGCTTTTTCGCGCGCTTTGCCGGAGCTCGGAACGCCGTTCCTGTTTTCCAGTGCCGCGCCCCGGCGCTTCTGGGACGTGCGGTTTCCCCGCCCCTCCGTGTTGATTTTCGGCAGGGAGAGCGTGGGTTTACCCGCTCACGTGCTGGAGGCCCACGCAGAGGCGCAGGTCGCCCTCCCGATGGTACCGGGCTCGGTCCGCTCCTTGAACCTCTCCACTTCGACCGCCCTCGCCATGTACGAGGTGTGGCGACAGTGGTCCCCTGGTGCGGATCTGGCAGGGGCCTGA
- a CDS encoding PEGA domain-containing protein: protein MILAPELGQGEDLALAASHSTLRFGDYDVETLLGPGSVTETYRACRKGGTAVALKLLRPDRGGTDPKVRRAFVEIAKRNQALRSAGVARVAEVVEGPEDVFAVSELLDGVDLERLFESATASGSMDPALVGQLGVQIARILTRLHERREPILHGGLCPGNVVVTAGGRVTLVDPGFSAVLRPLTEQAIDRSWFVAPEILLGGEPPSVASDLYGLGAVLYYLLTGEPPVMGETLEELSELFEEGVPVVPGIPDWLEEALLTLLARDPADRPRSASAAALLLSPFPDGATRLGAIVNGKAPVPVLPLEASDSGALSAFDPMAAHGTMILQASDAEAVRSAPSSSMLEAVRSSGGTYLGLAPDLSTDEAPSPFDAPDSGPLLRPALEDASKDEVIEPPSAVARAKGTPPLTPLRTLAPAGAPEAEPSAAVSFAPLDVPGAGAGSGLGLQNEPQWVEGTGVSSTLTLDPRWPVAASPVALQNEPQWADGGSLLGVPAKGYSLPVDEFLDIGAPAPAAVLGTGLGTASGRVELPELLDVDLEAGLAPTATDRRAGADDAPSGLVSFGQMRAEGVAIGAIGVEGEDEEGEGGSPARRTITITGIGVLPGARRAGSARIGGAKSSGSWLPKMILGVFLLIFGGVVAVKALSSGPMQALPSAEELAKKAPDDKALAPKPVEQQPEEAAAMRGQLTIVTTPRGATVWVDGKERGRTPLTTQTTPGAHRIVIVKPGFKMLREVTDTSEGLTIKRTLPPANINFGGTVALKVECKTEGKYPVFIDGKDTGLLCPIDSLKIPEGNRLVGLYVIPENKIWSFEREVVRGTKAHRVVFSY from the coding sequence GTGATACTTGCTCCGGAGCTGGGGCAGGGAGAGGACTTGGCGCTGGCTGCTTCGCATTCGACCTTGCGGTTCGGGGACTACGACGTGGAGACGCTGCTTGGACCTGGCAGCGTGACCGAGACGTATCGTGCCTGCCGCAAGGGGGGGACGGCGGTGGCACTCAAGCTGCTGCGCCCGGATCGGGGGGGCACGGACCCCAAGGTCCGACGGGCGTTCGTCGAGATCGCGAAGCGGAACCAAGCGCTGCGCAGCGCCGGCGTGGCCCGCGTGGCCGAGGTCGTGGAGGGGCCAGAGGACGTCTTCGCCGTATCCGAGCTCCTCGACGGCGTGGATCTCGAGCGGCTCTTCGAGTCGGCCACGGCGTCAGGCAGCATGGACCCCGCCCTCGTGGGGCAGCTCGGGGTTCAGATCGCACGCATCCTCACCCGCTTGCATGAGCGGCGCGAGCCGATCCTGCACGGCGGCCTTTGCCCCGGCAACGTCGTCGTGACCGCCGGGGGCCGCGTGACGCTGGTGGACCCCGGTTTCTCCGCGGTGTTGCGGCCTCTCACGGAGCAGGCCATCGATCGAAGCTGGTTCGTGGCTCCCGAAATCCTCCTGGGAGGGGAGCCCCCGTCGGTCGCCTCGGATCTCTACGGTCTGGGCGCGGTTCTCTACTATCTGCTCACGGGAGAGCCTCCCGTCATGGGGGAGACGCTCGAAGAGCTGTCGGAGCTGTTCGAGGAGGGGGTGCCGGTCGTGCCCGGCATTCCTGACTGGCTGGAAGAGGCGCTGCTCACCCTGCTGGCCCGCGACCCTGCTGATCGCCCCCGCTCGGCGTCCGCAGCGGCGCTGCTGCTGAGCCCCTTCCCGGACGGTGCGACCCGGTTGGGAGCCATCGTCAACGGTAAGGCCCCCGTTCCCGTTTTGCCGCTCGAGGCTTCCGATTCGGGGGCCCTGTCCGCGTTCGATCCGATGGCGGCCCATGGGACCATGATCCTGCAAGCCTCCGACGCAGAGGCAGTCCGTTCGGCCCCGTCTTCGAGCATGCTCGAGGCTGTCAGGAGCTCGGGGGGCACGTACCTGGGGCTTGCCCCCGATCTGTCGACGGATGAAGCCCCAAGCCCCTTTGATGCGCCGGACTCAGGACCGTTGCTGCGCCCGGCCCTCGAAGACGCGAGCAAGGACGAGGTCATCGAGCCCCCCAGCGCCGTTGCGAGGGCGAAGGGGACCCCGCCCCTGACCCCACTGCGCACGTTGGCCCCTGCGGGGGCTCCGGAGGCAGAGCCGTCAGCGGCGGTGTCCTTTGCCCCGCTGGATGTGCCGGGGGCGGGTGCGGGGAGCGGCTTGGGGCTGCAGAACGAACCTCAGTGGGTCGAGGGCACGGGGGTCTCGTCCACCCTGACGCTCGACCCTCGTTGGCCCGTGGCCGCTTCACCCGTCGCCCTGCAGAACGAGCCCCAGTGGGCCGACGGCGGATCGCTCTTGGGGGTGCCGGCAAAAGGCTATTCCCTTCCCGTCGACGAGTTTCTCGACATCGGCGCACCCGCGCCTGCGGCCGTGCTGGGGACCGGGCTGGGGACCGCATCGGGGCGGGTGGAGCTGCCCGAACTGCTCGACGTGGACCTGGAAGCGGGGCTGGCTCCGACCGCAACCGATCGGCGTGCCGGCGCCGACGATGCGCCGTCTGGCCTCGTCAGCTTTGGTCAAATGCGGGCCGAAGGTGTTGCGATTGGCGCGATCGGTGTCGAGGGCGAGGACGAGGAGGGCGAAGGGGGCTCGCCCGCGCGTCGCACCATCACCATTACCGGAATCGGTGTGTTGCCAGGGGCCCGGAGGGCGGGCTCGGCCCGCATCGGCGGCGCAAAATCGAGCGGCTCATGGCTGCCGAAAATGATCCTGGGCGTGTTCCTGCTGATCTTCGGGGGCGTCGTGGCGGTGAAGGCCCTGTCTTCGGGCCCCATGCAGGCCCTTCCCAGCGCGGAGGAACTCGCCAAGAAGGCGCCCGATGACAAGGCGCTGGCTCCGAAACCCGTCGAACAGCAGCCCGAAGAGGCGGCAGCGATGCGGGGGCAGCTGACCATCGTAACCACCCCGAGGGGCGCGACCGTGTGGGTCGACGGCAAAGAACGTGGCCGCACCCCGCTCACCACCCAGACCACTCCGGGCGCTCACCGCATCGTGATCGTCAAACCGGGCTTCAAGATGCTGCGTGAAGTGACGGACACATCCGAGGGCCTCACGATCAAGCGCACCTTGCCCCCCGCAAACATCAACTTCGGGGGCACCGTGGCGCTCAAGGTCGAGTGCAAAACCGAGGGCAAATACCCTGTGTTCATCGACGGCAAGGACACCGGGCTCCTGTGTCCCATCGACAGCTTGAAAATTCCGGAAGGAAATCGCCTCGTGGGGCTCTACGTCATCCCTGAAAACAAGATCTGGAGCTTCGAGCGAGAGGTGGTGCGCGGAACCAAGGCCCACCGCGTGGTGTTCAGCTACTGA
- a CDS encoding protein kinase → MVTGSSSQNRKMPGDDLYPRPFGARYTLLKELGQGGMGQIFMATTGQEGAERVCALKVIRQLDAPGREPHELGKRFVDEAKVVTKLSHENLVYVFDFGLVGEQGYLAMEYLRGKTLAELWNRCAIRKVGFPLSVSLHVVSEIAAGLAYAHGLERFDLVHRDISPSNVMLSYTGGVKLIDFGLAKWRSKLAQTMSGINWGKVSYMSPEQHTGRPIDHRSDIFSLGLILWELLTGRQLYPNEQTRQANTPIPPPSQYNGAVEEGLDRVVLKALALDPAERFQSAAGFGQSLTRYLPKDASRLTLSHFLAQLFDADAKAETQEEDQLVARAAAAVKLRPSGSYLAEVAESATPADPLIATVLADRYYVRRLLGEGAMGRVYEGHHTGIGKRVAIKVPRHAERRKSELLERFKLEANAASQIGHSNIADVTDCGTTPGGDFFFVMEYVDGVDLGKLIRRDGQLPVERTLLITIQICRALEAAHRAGIIHRDLKPGNVMLVREREGSELVKVLDFGVAKFLRSTGLESAELTLTDAAVGTPRYMAPEQVDSGKTVDFRVDIYAVGGLLYSMLTGGQSPVPGESVQEVWHKKVNDAATPIANWRMDLPPELDRLIMRTLERRPDDRPQSMTELKQELLKILEAVRATGSSVLALKIPSETARVDSSPSSTEKLTRSAPRPRRLVYLALSGVVLAGALWGLSRGTATRPVSSELAPALPAVAPQAPGQQPRLEHSEQPIEEGSETGHEVDVHVPAPAARQDAVPTPPAAQASAPITPPEAAAAPPEKRVQPAPVAPPRDVPPAAKPEPSPSSEPRTPAAFEVTLAEAELAYQRGNLLQAVLLAEKAVQQGAGAKGEVLRGRAHLSAEEYAEAVDAFQRALDLDPTNVAARSGLATSQAKLALPP, encoded by the coding sequence TTGGTAACGGGATCCTCATCACAGAACCGCAAGATGCCCGGGGATGATCTCTACCCGCGGCCCTTCGGCGCGCGCTACACCTTGCTCAAGGAACTCGGCCAAGGCGGCATGGGGCAGATCTTCATGGCCACGACCGGCCAGGAGGGCGCCGAGCGCGTCTGCGCGCTCAAGGTGATCCGGCAGCTGGACGCCCCCGGACGCGAGCCTCACGAGCTCGGCAAACGCTTCGTGGACGAGGCCAAAGTGGTGACCAAGCTCTCCCACGAGAACTTGGTCTACGTCTTCGACTTCGGGCTGGTGGGAGAGCAAGGGTACCTCGCGATGGAGTACCTGCGAGGAAAGACCCTCGCCGAATTGTGGAACCGCTGCGCCATTCGCAAGGTGGGGTTCCCTTTGAGCGTGTCACTGCACGTCGTGAGTGAAATCGCGGCGGGACTCGCCTACGCACACGGGCTCGAGCGCTTCGACCTGGTCCACCGTGACATCTCCCCGTCGAACGTGATGCTTTCGTACACGGGGGGCGTCAAGCTCATCGACTTTGGGCTGGCGAAGTGGCGAAGCAAACTTGCCCAGACGATGAGCGGCATCAACTGGGGCAAAGTGAGCTACATGTCGCCCGAGCAGCACACCGGGCGCCCCATCGATCACCGCAGCGACATTTTTTCTCTGGGGCTCATCCTCTGGGAACTCCTCACGGGCCGGCAGCTCTATCCGAACGAGCAGACCCGTCAGGCGAACACGCCCATTCCCCCACCCTCTCAGTACAACGGCGCCGTCGAAGAGGGATTGGACCGCGTGGTGCTCAAAGCCCTGGCCCTCGACCCGGCAGAGCGCTTTCAAAGCGCGGCCGGCTTCGGTCAGAGCCTGACACGCTACCTGCCCAAGGACGCAAGCAGGCTCACGCTCTCGCACTTCCTGGCGCAACTCTTCGACGCCGATGCCAAGGCCGAGACGCAGGAAGAAGACCAATTGGTCGCCCGCGCGGCCGCGGCCGTGAAGCTCAGGCCCTCGGGCAGCTACCTGGCCGAGGTGGCCGAGAGCGCAACGCCCGCCGATCCGCTCATCGCCACGGTGCTGGCCGATCGCTACTACGTCCGCCGCCTCCTTGGCGAAGGCGCGATGGGCCGGGTGTACGAGGGACATCACACGGGCATTGGCAAGCGGGTTGCGATCAAGGTTCCTCGCCATGCCGAGCGCCGCAAGAGCGAGCTGCTCGAGAGATTCAAGCTCGAGGCCAACGCGGCCTCTCAAATCGGGCACTCCAACATCGCCGACGTCACGGACTGCGGTACGACGCCAGGCGGTGACTTCTTCTTCGTGATGGAGTACGTCGACGGGGTCGACTTGGGCAAGCTCATCCGCCGGGATGGTCAGCTTCCTGTCGAACGCACCTTGCTCATCACGATTCAGATCTGCCGCGCCCTCGAAGCAGCGCACCGTGCCGGGATCATCCATCGCGATCTCAAGCCCGGCAACGTGATGCTCGTGCGGGAGCGCGAGGGGTCCGAGCTCGTGAAGGTGCTCGACTTCGGCGTGGCGAAGTTTTTGAGATCCACGGGTCTCGAAAGCGCCGAGCTCACCCTGACCGACGCGGCCGTGGGCACGCCTCGCTACATGGCCCCCGAGCAGGTCGATTCGGGCAAGACGGTGGACTTTCGCGTGGACATCTACGCCGTGGGGGGACTGCTCTACAGCATGCTCACGGGCGGTCAGTCGCCGGTCCCGGGTGAGTCGGTTCAAGAGGTCTGGCACAAGAAGGTCAACGACGCGGCCACGCCCATCGCAAACTGGCGCATGGACCTTCCGCCCGAGCTGGACAGGCTCATCATGCGTACGCTCGAACGGCGCCCCGACGACCGGCCGCAGTCGATGACCGAGCTCAAGCAGGAGTTGCTCAAGATTCTCGAGGCCGTCAGGGCGACCGGCTCGTCGGTTTTGGCCCTCAAGATCCCCTCCGAGACGGCTCGCGTGGATTCGAGCCCCTCGTCGACCGAGAAGCTGACCCGGTCTGCGCCCCGCCCAAGACGCCTCGTCTACCTTGCCTTGAGTGGCGTCGTGTTGGCCGGGGCCCTGTGGGGTCTCAGCCGAGGCACGGCCACACGGCCCGTATCCTCGGAGCTTGCGCCTGCTCTGCCGGCGGTTGCGCCACAGGCGCCCGGACAACAGCCCCGACTGGAACACAGCGAGCAGCCGATCGAAGAGGGCAGCGAAACTGGCCACGAGGTGGACGTGCACGTGCCGGCTCCGGCCGCAAGGCAAGACGCCGTGCCGACGCCGCCCGCGGCTCAGGCATCAGCTCCGATCACCCCCCCGGAAGCCGCGGCTGCGCCCCCGGAAAAACGGGTTCAGCCCGCGCCGGTGGCACCGCCCCGCGATGTGCCGCCCGCAGCCAAGCCTGAGCCGTCCCCCTCCTCCGAGCCCCGTACGCCCGCGGCCTTCGAGGTCACGCTCGCCGAGGCCGAGTTGGCGTATCAAAGAGGCAACCTGCTGCAAGCCGTATTGCTCGCGGAAAAAGCCGTTCAGCAAGGGGCCGGCGCCAAAGGGGAGGTGCTTCGCGGACGGGCTCATCTGTCCGCCGAGGAGTACGCCGAGGCGGTGGACGCGTTCCAGCGGGCTCTCGACCTCGATCCCACCAACGTCGCAGCCCGATCGGGGCTTGCCACCAGCCAGGCCAAGCTGGCCCTGCCTCCTTGA